In Equus caballus isolate H_3958 breed thoroughbred chromosome 7, TB-T2T, whole genome shotgun sequence, one DNA window encodes the following:
- the RLN3 gene encoding relaxin-3 produces MAKRPLLLLLALWVLAGELWLSAEARAAPYGVKLCGREFIRAVIFTCGGSRWRRSDILAREAMGDAFPDADSDADSELEEAVASSQWLAPAKSPQAFSGGRPSWQGVLGALRGGRDVLAGLSSTCCQRGCSKSEISSLC; encoded by the exons ATGGCCAAGCgcccgctgctgctgctgctggccttgTGGGTGCTGGCTGGGGAGCTGTGGCTGAGCGCCGAAGCCCGGGCAGCACCCTACGGCGTGAAGCTTTGCGGCCGGGAGTTCATCCGAGCTGTCATCTTCACCTGTGGGGGCTCCCGGTGGAGACGGTCAGACATCCTGGCCCGCGAAGCTATgg GCGATGCCTTCCCAGACGCCGACTCTGACGCAGACAGCGAGCTGGAGGAGGCAGTGGCCTCCAGCCAGTGGCTGGCCCCAGCCAAGTCCCCTCAGGCTTtctccgggggccggcccagcTGGCAGGGAGTGCTGGGGGCTCTTCGGGGCGGCCGTGATGTCCTGGCCGGCCTCTCCAGTACCTGCTGCCAGCGGGGATGCAGCAAGAGTGAAATCAGCAGCCTCTGCTAG